CGCCTGATGCTTTGATAATCACGGGAAAGCCCACTTTGTCGGCGATTTTGAGAATTTCGGCGTCATCGTCGGGCAGGGCGCCGTCGGAGCCGGGCACGCAGGGCACGCCCGCTTCGATCATGGCGTGTTTGGCCGATACTTTGTCGCCCATCAGGCGGATGGTGTCGGGGCGCGGGCCGATGAACACGAAGCCGGACTGTTCCACCTGTTCGGCGAAATTGGCGTTTTCGGCCAGAAAACCGTAGCCGGGGTGGATGGCGTCGGCACCGGTTACTTCGGCGGCGGCGATGAGGGCGGGAATGTTGAGATAGCTTTGCGGGGAAGGGGCGGGGCCGATGCACACGGATTCGTCGGCCAGCTTCACGTGCAGGCTGTCTTTATCCGCTTCGGAGTGCACGGCAACGGTGGCGATGCCCATTTCGCGGCAGGCGCGTAACACGCGGAGCGCGATTTCGCCACGGTTGGCAATCAATACTTTTTTCAGCATAGGGATTCTTTCAGAAGAGGTTTCCAAGCGCGCGGCTTTGTTCTGAATATAGCAAGCGTTTCAGACGGCCTTAAGCCGGGTTAAGGCCGTCTGAAAAGGTTATTCGATGATAAACAGCGGTTCGCCGTATTCTACCGGCTGGCCGTTTTCAACCAGAATTTCTTTGATTACGCCGGATTTTTCGGCTTCGATTTCGTTCATCAGCTTCATCGCTTCGATGATGCACAGGGTTTCGCCCGCTTTAACGCTTTGGCCCACTTCCACAAACGGGGGAGACGAGGGGCTGGGTGCGCGGTAGAACGTGCCGACCATCGGCGATTTTTGGGCGGCCGACAAATCGCGTGCGGCGGGGGCTGCCGCAGCGGCAGGCGCGGCAGCAGCGGGTGCGGGCGCGGCGGCGGGTGCGGCATGGTGCACAGGCGCGGGCGCGGCGTAAACGGCCTGCTGCGGTGCGGAGCGGGTGATGCGCACTTTTTCTTCGCCTTCGGTTACTTCGATTTCGGCGATGCCCGATTCTTCAACCAGGTCGATTAATTTTTTCAGTTTGCGTAAGTCCATCGTGGTTCCTTTTGCTCGTGATAGCGGGTTAACAAAAACCGGATAAGCGTTAACCTGCTTGTGACTTTAAAGCCGTGCAGCGGAAAAAACCGCCGCGCTGCACGGCGGGAATGCGGCACCGTTTTACAGGCGGTAACAAAAAAATATATCCGGCTATTTTTACCAACTTGCTGCTAAATGTCCAGCAAAATATCAAAAAAAGGCCGTTTTTGATGCGAATGTTCGGATTGCCGGCCGGGCGGGCGAACGGCCGGAAAGGCAGGCGAGCATTTATTCTAAAGAAGCTTATGGCGCACGGTTTACATGTTTATAAAAACTTGCGGAGCCGGAGGAAAGCGCGGTTGTCGGCCTGCCGCAACAGGCACCGCGCCGTTTGCAGCGAATTTTTCAGACGGCCTGCCGTTAACGGCGCCGGCTACATTATCATTACGCCTTTAAATAACAGGCCGGAACCTTTGAAAAACTGTCTTCAGGCCGTCTGAAAAAGGGAAAACACATTATGAGCAAACCGCTGCCGCCCAAATTGCAGAAAACCCAGCAGCAGTTAGACCGGATTTCCGCCGCGTTCAAACAGCATATGGCCGCCGGACGCTACCCCGAGGCCGTGCGCGAAGCCGCCAAGGCCCATGCGCTGATTCCCAAAGCCGTTGCGCCGCTGAGCGATGCCGCCACCGCAGCGGTAAAAGGCGGTCTGTGGCAGGAGGGCATCGACTATGCCAAAAGGGCTTTGCAGCGCAACCCGCAGCACATCAATTCGCTCGATGCGCTCGCCCACGCCTATGGCGGCCTCGGCGATTGGGCGAACTGCCGCACCTACGGCCTGCAAGCCTTGCAGCTGCGCGACAAAAGCATAGCCGCACAGCCCGAGCCGCCGCAAACCCGCGAAAACCGCGGCGGCAAAAACATCATCGCTTTTTCGCTGTTCGGCGCGAGTTCCGAATATATCGAACCGGCGGTGATGAACACCGAATTGGCGGGCGAAATCTACCCGTGCTGGACGTGCCGCTTCTATATCGACGGCAGCGTGCCCGAAACGGCCGTGCAGCGCCTGCGGGCAAACGGCGCCGAAATTGTGCGGATAGACGGTGCTGCCCAATCATGGCCGGGCGCGATGTGGCGTTTTCTGGCGATGGACGACTCCGAAGCCGA
The sequence above is a segment of the Neisseria dentiae genome. Coding sequences within it:
- the accB gene encoding acetyl-CoA carboxylase biotin carboxyl carrier protein, with product MDLRKLKKLIDLVEESGIAEIEVTEGEEKVRITRSAPQQAVYAAPAPVHHAAPAAAPAPAAAAPAAAAAPAARDLSAAQKSPMVGTFYRAPSPSSPPFVEVGQSVKAGETLCIIEAMKLMNEIEAEKSGVIKEILVENGQPVEYGEPLFIIE
- a CDS encoding tetratricopeptide repeat protein; this translates as MSKPLPPKLQKTQQQLDRISAAFKQHMAAGRYPEAVREAAKAHALIPKAVAPLSDAATAAVKGGLWQEGIDYAKRALQRNPQHINSLDALAHAYGGLGDWANCRTYGLQALQLRDKSIAAQPEPPQTRENRGGKNIIAFSLFGASSEYIEPAVMNTELAGEIYPCWTCRFYIDGSVPETAVQRLRANGAEIVRIDGAAQSWPGAMWRFLAMDDSEAERVIFRDADSVISQREARAVQEWINSGKLFHTLRDAGTHTELILAGLWGAAAGSVPDMRGKIEAYLNKPLVSRHFADQLFLRENVWPYARQSLCAHDRIFGFASAAPFPDDAPFDYERFHVGCNEGNTRFQAAFNLPDGSRVLWRLFSRISPLLNADYSLNILPEERQVCAYEAVVQNGKVGGLIPHRYAKGFSDGLSKITVAALE